The following coding sequences lie in one Lolium perenne isolate Kyuss_39 chromosome 2, Kyuss_2.0, whole genome shotgun sequence genomic window:
- the LOC127330306 gene encoding uncharacterized protein, with protein MAANYYWGMWGAGATATTFPAPAATAEPSWEEQAFARDAAGHLGAGCVWPPRSYTCTFCRREFRSAQALGGHMNVHRRDRARLRQCASPPDHREQPLPTSSSHDHHETLQPERQYRAAVSPISPQDQQATVIGASTTSPSYISTIIMESRNTVFISMPDDAMVREAWEGGDEERRKRRRVDDQPPAVALPFFVRLSPASSGREGMQGADDGDAKVSKVVPSPSTLHLAVGQQEVDLELRLGTS; from the coding sequence ATGGCTGCCAACTACTACTGGGGTATGTGGGGCGCCGGCGCCACAGCTACGACGTTCCCGGCGCCGGCGGCCACGGCTGAACCGTCTTGGGAGGAGCAGGCGTTCGCGCGGGACGCGGCGGGACACCTTGGTGCCGGCTGCGTGTGGCCGCCGCGCTCCTACACGTGCACCTTCTGCCGTCGAGAGTTCCGGTCCGCACAGGCGCTCGGTGGCCACATGAACGTGCACCGCCGTGACCGTGCTCGTCTCCGGCAGTGCGCCTCCCCGCCGGATCATCGAGAACAGCCCCTTCCGACAAGCTCATCTCATGATCATCATGAGACCCTTCAGCCAGAGCGGCAGTATAGGGCGGCAGTGAGCCCTATATCTCCACAGGATCAGCAGGCCACTGTGATAGGCGCCTCTACAACCTCTCCTTCCTACATATCAACCATCATCATGGAGAGCAGGAACACGGTGTTCATCTCCATGCCTGATGATGCCATGGTGAGGGAAGCCTGGGAAGGAGGTGATGAGGAGAGGAGGAAGCGAAGGCGTGTCGATGATCAGCCTCCGGCTGTGGCGCTTCCATTCTTCGTGAGGCTATCGCCGGCGTCATCTGGAAGAGAGGGGATGCAAGGAGCTGATGATGGTGATGCAAAGGTATCCAAAGTAGTCCCAAGCCCTAGCACTCTCCATCTTGCAGTAGGCCAGCAAGAAGTGGATCTGGAGCTTAGGCTTGGGACTAGCTAG